The nucleotide window TCGGGAGGGCGGGGGCGGGGCCACGGGGCGGGGTCCGGGGCGCCGGTGTGGCGGGGCCGACGTGCCGCGGCGCGGCGGCCGGCCGGTGGGCGGGCCGCCGCGCCGCGGCGTGGTCGGTGCGGGGGTCAGAGGTACTGGCCGGTGTTGGCGACGGTGTCGATGGAGCGGCCGGCCTCGGCGCCCTTGGTGCCGGAGACGAGCGTGCGGATGTAGACGATCCGTTCGCCCTTCTTGCCGGAGATCCGGGCCCAGTCGTCGGGGTTGGTGGTGTTGGGGAGGTCCTCGTTCTCGCTGAACTCGTCGACGCAGGCGGCGAGCAGGTGCTGGACGCGCATGCCCTTCTGGCCGGTGTCGAGGAACTGCTTGATGGCCATCTTCTTGGCGCGGTCGACGATGTTCTGGATCATGGCGCCGGAGTTGAAGTCCTTGAAGAAGAGGACTTCCTTGTCGCCGTTGGCGTAGGTGACCTCGAGGAAGCGGTTCTCTTCGCTCTCGGTGTACATGCGCTCGACGACGCGCTGGATCATGGCGTCGATGGTGGCGGTGGGGCTGTCGTCGTGTTCGCCGAGGTCGTCGGGGTGCAGCGGGAGGCCGGGAACGATGTACTTGGAGAAGATGTCCTTGGCGGCCTCGGCGTCGGGGCGTTCGATCTTGATCTTGACGTCGAGACGGCCGGGGCGCAGGATCGCGGGGTCGATCATGTCCTCGCGGTTGGAGGCGCCGATGACGATGACGTTCTCCAGGCCTTCGACGCCGTCGATCTCGCTGAGGAGCTGCGGGACGATGGTGTTCTCGACGTCGGAGGAGACGCCGGATCCGCGGGTGCGGAAGATGGAGTCCATCTCGTCGAAGAAGACGATGACCGGGGTTCCGGCGGAGGCCTTCTCGCGGGCGCGCTGGAACACGAGCCGGATGTGGCGCTCGGTCTCGCCCACGTACTTGTTGAGGAGTTCGGGGCCCTTGATGTTGAGGAAGAAGCTCTTGCCCTCCTGGCCGGTCTGCTCGGCGACCTTCTTGGCGAGGGAGTTGGCGACGGCCTTGGCGATGAGCGTCTTGCCGCAGCCGGGGGGCCCGTAGAGCAGGACGCCCTTGGGGGGCCGGAGCTGGTGCTCGCGGAAGAGGTCGGCGTGCAGGTAGGGCAGTTCGACGGCGTCGCGGATCAGTTCGATCTGGGAGCCGAGCCCGCCGATCTCCTCGTAGGAGATGTCGGGCACCTCTTCGAGGACGAGTTCTTCGACCTCGGCCTTGTGGATCTTCTCGTAGGCGTATCCGGACCGGGAGTCGAGCATGAGCGAGTCGCCGGCGCGGAGCGGGACTCCGCGCAGCGGCTCGGCGAGCTTGATGATGCGCTCCTCGTCGGCGTGCGCGATGACCAGCGCGCGTTCGCCGTCGTCGAGGAGTTCCTTGAGCATGACGACCTCGCCCTGCTGCTCGAAGGCGAGGGCTTCGACGACGTTGAGTGCCTCGTTGAGCATGACCTCCTGGCCGCGCTTGAGGTCCTCGACGTCGACGGACGGGCTGACGTTCACGCGGAGCTTGCGGCCTCCGGTGAAGATGTCGACCGTTCCATCGTCCCTGGCTTCGAGGAAGACGCCGTAGCCGGACGGCGGTTGCGCCAGCCGGTCGACCTCCTCCTTGAGCGCGACGATCTGCTCGCGCGCTTCCTTCAGGGTCGATACGAGACGTTCGTTCTGACCCGTGGCGGCGGCCAGGTTGGCCTGTGCCTCATGGAGACGTTCCTCTAGAACCCGTACTTGGCGGGGGGATTCCGCGAGCTTGCGGCGCAGTACTGAGATCTCCTCCTCCAGGAAGGAAACCTGAGTGCGGAGGTCCTTGACCTCCTTGTCCTGCGCGCTGCGCGCCCCAGCATCATCACGAGCGGCCACGCCCCGTCACCTCCTCACGAAGAGAGCCGACGACCTATTGAGACCCTACCTATCTGGAGCGGTTCCGTAACCTGCCCTTTCGGTTGTCGTGTCGTGGGGGGCGTGTCGGGGCGGGTGCGGTCGCGGGGGCGCGGCGGCGCGGTGTTTGCGTTGTGGGGCTGGTGGGACGGTGGTTCTTGTCGGCGGCGCGCTCCGGTGGCGACAGGATTTGCCGACATCACCGGCTATGTCCGCCCAGAGCGAAGTGGCGGCGGACAGCCGGACGGCGTCGCGCCGGCCGGGACGGCGGAAAAGTTCCCGGGCGTGGCGCGGCCCCCGAATGTGATCTAGGACTCGTCGGGCGTGTCGTCGGCGGCCTCGGGCGCGGCGGCGGACGCGCTGTCGGGCGCGGCGTCGGCGCTGTAGGCGCCCTTGGCGGGACGGCGGCGCCGCTGCGGCGGGGTGACGCCGTCGGCGAGGCGCCGCGCGGTGACGAGGAAGCCGGTGTGGCCGATCATGCGGTGGTCGGGCCGGACGGCCAGGCCCTCGACGTGCCAGGAGCGCAGCAGCGTCTCGAAGGCGTAGGGCTCGGCGAACGCGCCGTGGGAGCGCAGGTCCTCCACGACGCGGGACATCTGCGTGGTCGTGGCGATGTAGGCGCAGACCATGCCGCCCGGGACGAGCGCCTTGGCGACGGCGTCGACGCACTCCCAGGGGGCGAGCATGTCGAGGACGACGCGGTCCACCTCGGTGTCGGCGAGGGCGTCCTCCAGGGACCCGACGGTGAGGCGCCAGGACGGGTGGGGGCCGCCGAAGAAGCGCTCGACGTTGGCGCGGGCGATGTCGGCGAAGTCGGGGCGGCGCTCGTAGGAGGAGACGAGGCCGTGCTCGCCGACGGCGCGCAGCAGGAAGCAGGTGAGGGCGCCCGATCCGGCGCCGGCCTCGACGACGCGGGCGCCGGGGAAGATGTCGGCCTGCGCGACGATCTGGGCGGCGTCCTTGGGGTAGACGACGGCGGCGCCGCGCGGCATGCGGACGGCGTAGTCGGTGAGCAGGGGCCGGAAGGCGAGGTACTCGACGGCGCCGGTGGAGCGGAAGACGCTGCCTTCGGGGCTGCCGATGATGGTGTCGTGCGGGATGGATCCCTTGTGCGAGTGGTAGAGCTTCCCTGGCTGCAGGGTGATGGTGTTGATGCGTCCCTTGGGGTCGGTGAGCTGAACCTGGTCGCCGGGGCGGAACGGTCCGTGCGGGATGCGGCCGGTCGCGGCGGCGGGGACGGGCGGGGTGGAGGGTTCGCTCATGGGCGTCAAGGCTAGCGGCCGTCCGGGCCTGGTCAGGCGCCCGCGTCAGGCGCCGCTGAAGGCGCGGTCGACGTCGGCGGTGGCGAGGACGCCGTAGACGCCGCCGCCGGGTTCGAGGAGGAGGTATTCGGACGCGGGGGCGTTGCGGAGGGCGTCCACGAGGTCTTCGCCGGTGAGGTCGGCGGGGAGGGTGAGGCCGGGTTCGATGCCGCGCGACAGGTCGCCGATGGTGACCCAGGGGCGCCGGTGTTCGGGCGTGGCGGTGACGGCCTTCTCGCTGACGAGGCCGCGGGGGCGTCCGTCGTGGTCGACGACGACGATCGCGCCGGCGTGCTCGGCCTGGGCGCGGCGGACGGCCTCGGCGAGGGGCAGGTCGGCGGTGAGGAGGGCGGCGCGGCGGGCGAGGGCGCGGGCGCTGAGGCGCGGGATGCGCTCGCGGATGCGTTCGGCGCGCAGGGTCTGGGTGGCGCCGACCCAGATGAACGACGCGACGAGCGCGGACCACAGGAGGGTGAGCCAGCCGATGCCGCCGTCGTCGGTGGAGCGGGTGCTGAGGTAGGCGCCGGCGAGGAGGCAGAGGACGGCGACGCCGCGTCCGATCTGGGCGGCGGCGACGGCGCCGCTGCGGCTGCGGCCGGTGGCCTTCCAGACGGCGGCGCGGACGAGCCGGCCGCCGTCCAGGGGCAGGCCGGGCAGGAGGTTGAAGACGCCGACGAGGAGGTTGGCGAAGGCGAGGGCGTCGAGCAGGAGCAGCCCGACGGGCGGGAGGGGGACGAACGCGCGGGCGGCGAACCCGAGTCCGGCGAGGACGAGGTTGACCAGCGGTCCGGCGAGGGCGATGAGGAACTCGCCGCCGGGGCCGTCGGCCTCGCGGCCGATGGAGGTCTCGCCGCCGAGGATGTGGAGGGTGACCGACCGGACGGGCAGGCCGAGGGCGCGGGCGGTGACGGCGTGGCTGAGCTCGTGGACGAACACCGACCCGTAGAGCAGGACGGCGTAGGCGAACGCGACGGCGAAGCTGCCGGGGCGGGCGACGACGTCGTGGACCTGGCTCTCGAAGAGCACGGTGACGATGACGGCGACGACGAACCAGCTCGGCGAGACGAAGACGGGGACGCCGAACGGGCGTCCGATGGGGATGCCGGCGCCGCGCGGGCCGGGGTCTCCGGCGGGCGGTGTTCCCTGCGGCGAGGGCGGGCTGTCGGTCACGGTCCGATGCTACGGCCCCGGCCCGCGCCGCCCGGCCGGGTGTGCGCCGCATGTCCACGCGTTGTCCACAACGGCGATTCCCGGCGCGGTTTCGTCGGAGGGCTCCCCTACGCTCGTGAGCCATGACGACGGAGGCGGATGCGGGCACGGACGCGGGTGCGGCGGAGGTGGAGGTGGCGGGGTCGCTGTCGCCGTCGCGGGCCGGGGATTTCATGACGTGTCCGCTGCTGTACCGGTTCCGGGTGATCGACAAGCTGCCGGAGCGGCCGAGCCCGGCGGCGGTGCGCGGGACGCTGGTGCACGCGGTGCTGGAGCGGCTGTACGACCTGCCGCCGGACGGCCGGACGGTCGGGGCGGCGCTGGGCCTGCTGGGTCCCGAGTGGGAGCGGCTGCTGGCGCGGGAGCCGGAGCTGGACGGGCTGTTCGCGGCGGACGCGGCCGGGGCGGCGGAGCGGGCGGAGTGGCTGGAGCAGGCGCGGCGGCAGGTGGAGCGGTACTTCACGCTGGAGGATCCGCGGCGGCTGGAGCCCGCCGAGCGGGAGCTGTACGTGGAGACGGTGCTGGAGTCGGGGCTGCGGCTGCGGGGCTTCATCGACCGGGTGGACGTCGCGCCGACCGGCGAGGTCCGGATCGTGGACTACAAGACGGGCACGGCGCCGCGCGCGGACTTCGAGGCGCGGGCGCTGTTCCAGATGAAGTTCTACGCGCTGGTGCTGTGGCGGCTGCGCGGGGCGGTGCCGCGGCTGCTGCAGCTCATGTACCTGGGGAACGGGGAGGTGCTGCGGTACGCGCCGGACGAGGCGGATCTGCGGGCGACCGAGCGGAAGGTGGAGGCGCTGTGGGACGCGATCCGGCGGGCGACCGACACCGGTGAGTGGCGGCCCCGCGCGAGCCGGCTGTGCGACTGGTGCGACCACCGAAAGCGGTGCCCGGAGTTCGGCGGCACGCCGCCGCCGCTGCCGGCCGTGCCGGCGCCGCGCGAGTCCCCGGCGGACGCGATGGCGGCGCCGGGCCGCGACGACCCGTGAGGCGTCCCGCGGGCGGCCGAGCGGGCGGCCGAGCGGGCGGCCCGCGGGGTGGACGCGGTGTCCTCCTTGGGGAGGATCGGGGATCCGCGTCCAGGAGGGGTCGGGGGCCGTCGTGACCTCCTAGGGTGAGAAGCGTGTCACCCCGCATTCACGGTCTCCGCGCCTGTCGCGCCTGGTTCCGGGCGCGTCCGCCGGCGGCCGACGCGCTGCTCGGCGCCCTGCTGCTGGCCGTGGGCCTGCCGCAGGCGCTGCTGGAGCGTCCGCCGCAGGACGGGGGGGTGTGGGCGGGGCCGGACGCGCGGCAGGTCGCGCTGCTGGTGATCGCGTCGGCGGCGCTGGCGCTGCGGCGCCGGTTCCCGCTGCCGGTCCTGGTGATCGCGGTGGGGGCGATGGTGGCGCTGACGGCGGGCCGGTATCCGCCGACGGTCCCGGAGATCGCGGCGTTCCTGGTCGCGGTGTACGGGGTCGCGGCGCACCGGCCGCTGGCGCGGGCCGCGCTCGGCGGGGTCGTGGCGCTGGCGGCGGTGCTGGCGGTGCTGGCCGCGACGCCCGGGGACGTCGGGCTGATGGTGTTCCTGATGAACGGGCTGCTGGTGGCCGGGGCGTGGGTGCTCGGCCGGAACCTGCGGATGCGGCGGGTGTACTTCGCCGAGCTGGAGGACCGCGCGGCGCGGCTGGAGCGCGCCCGGGGCACCGACGCGCGGGCGGCGCGGATCGAGGAACGCTCCCGGATCGCGCGGGAGCTGCACGACGTGGTCGCCCACCACGTGAGCGTGATGACCGTGCAGGCGGGCGCGGCGCGGCGCGTCATCGACCGCAACCCGGCGGGGGCGCGGGAGGCGATGTCGACGATCGAGGAGGTCGGCCGGACGGCGCTCAGCGAGATGCGGCGGATCGTCGGCGTGCTGCGGACCGAGCGGGACCAGGGCGGCGGCGGGGAGCTGGCGCCGCAGCCGGGCCTCGGCGACGTCGGGGAGCTGCTGGAGCACGTCCGGGAGACGGGCCTCGCGGTCCAGCTCTGGATCGAGGGCGAGGCGCGGACGCCGTCGCCGGGCGTGGACGTGGCGGCGTTCCGGCTCATCCAGGAGGCGCTGACGAACACGCTGAAGCACGCGGGCCCGGCGGCGCGGGCGTGGGTGCGGCTGTACTACGGCGAGCGGGACCTGACCGTCGAGATCGAGGACGACGGGCACGGCACCGCGACGATCAGCGCCGACGACGCCGAGAGCCCCGGGCACGGCCTGGTCGGGATGTACGAGCGGGTGGCGCTGTTCGGCGGCGAGCTGCGGATCGGGCCGCGCGTGGGCGGCGGGTTCGGCGTCCGGGCGCGGTTCCCGCTGGAGGCGTAGCCGCGCGGCGGCCCGGGACCGGGGCGCCGCGCGGGACGGATAGGTTGGGCGGTGCGGCGACGGCGCCGCGTCCGGAGCGGAGGCGATGACGGTGAGCGAGGCTGCCGGGTGAACGCGGTACGGGTCCTGCTGGTGGACGACCAGCCGTTGCTGCGGACGGGCTTCAAGCTGATCCTGGAGGCCGAGCCGGATCTGGCGGTGGTCGGCGAGGCCGGGGACGGCGCGGCGGCCGTGGAGCTGACGCGGTCGCTGCTGCCGGACGTGGTGCTGATGGACATCCGGATGCCGGGGGTGGACGGCATCGAGGCGACCCGGCGGATCATCCGGGACGGCGCCGCGTCGCACGACCCGAAGGTTCTGATCCTCACGACGTTCGACTTGGACGAGTACGTGATCGAGGCCGTCCGGGCGGGTGCGAGCGGGTTCCTGCTGAAGGACTCCCCGCCCGAGGACCTGGTCGCGGCGATCCGGATCGTGGCCGACGGCGACGCGATCGTCGCGCCGTCGGTGACGCGGCGGCTGCTGGACAAGTTCGCGACGCGGCTGCCCGCCGTCCGGGACTCGGCTCCCCCGCCGGGCCTGGCCACCCTGACCGAGCGGGAGCGCGAGGTCCTGACGCATGTGGCGCGCGGCCAGTCCAACGCCGAGATCGCGGCGGAGCTGGTGGTGAGCGAGACGACCGTGAAGACCCATGTGGGGAACGTGCTGGCCAAGCTGGGTCTGCGGGACCGGGTGCAGGCCGTGGTGTACGCCTACGAGACGGGGCTGAGCCGTCCGGGCCAGGGCTGACCGAGACCCCGCCGAGACCCCTTTGAAACCGGGCCGAGACCGGCCCCGAGGCGGCGGGCCGGGGTCGTCCCCCAGAGGGCCGGTGGCGGTCTAGTCCCCGAGGACGATGGATCGCCGGAATCTCCTGCCAGGGGTGGACCGGAGATTCCCTTCCTTAGACTCATCCCCCGATACGTCCGGACTCCTACTGTTCTGTGGTGAGCGGCGCGGGCCTGCGGGCACCGCTCCGCGAACGGGCAAAGCGACTTTTCACCACGAACAGGGGACCAACCGTGACGAACTCCGCCCCATCGACCGCCGACGCGCATCCCGCGCCCGGGGCGGGTGACTTCGCCGCCTCGGCGCACCGGATCGCCAAGTCCTACGGGCGCGGGGACGCCCAGGTCGTCGCGCTCGACCAGGTGACCGTCGGGATCCCCCGGGGCCGCTTCACCGCGATCATGGGTCCGTCGGGCTCGGGCAAGTCCACGCTCATGCACTGCATGGCGGGGCTGGACTCCGTCGACTCCGGCGAGGTCTTCATCGGCGGCACCGACCTCACCAAGCTCAAGGACAAGCAGCTCACCCGGCTGCGCCGCGACAAGATCGGGTTCGTCTTCCAGGCGTTCAACCTGGTCCCGACGCTGACGGCGCTGGAGAACATCACGCTGCCGATGGGCATCGCCGGCCGCAAGCCCGACCAGGAGTGGCTGGACCGGGTCATCGACACCGTCGGGCTGCGGCCCCGGCTCAAGCACCGTCCGTCGGAGCTGTCGGGCGGCCAGCAGCAGCGCGTGGCGTGCGCGCGGGCGCTGGCGTCCCGCCCGGAGATCATCTTCGCGGACGAGCCGACCGGGAACCTGGACTCGCGCTCGGGCGCGGAGGTGCTGGAGTTCCTGCGGTCCTCGGTGCGCGAGATGGGCCAGACGATCGTCATGGTCACCCACGACCCATCCGCCGCCGCGTACGCCGACGAGGTCGTGTTCCTCACCGACGGCCGGATCGTCGACACGATGCGCGAGCCGACCGCCGAGCGCGTCCTGGAGCGCATGAAGGGCTTCGACCTGCCGGGGGTCACGGCCCGATGATGACCAAGGTCACGCTCCGCAACCTCATGGCGCACAAGGTGCGCCTGCTGCTGACGGGCGTCGCGGTCCTGCTCGGCGTGGCGTTCGTTGCGGGCACGCTGATGTTCACCGACACGATGAGCAAGCAGTTCGACGACCTGTTCAGCAGCGTCGGCAAGAACGTCGCGGTGGACGTCCGCGCCAAGAAGGTCACCGGCGGGGACGACGACGGGCAGAACGCCCAGCCGATCCCGGCGTCGCTGGTGGACAAGCTGAAGGCCGTCGACGGCGTGAAGACCGCCGAGGGCCAGGTCAGCGGGTACGCGGCGGTCGTCGGCCGCGACGGCAAGCTGATCGGCGGGTCCGGCCCGCCGCAGCTCGGCGTCAACTGGACCGGCGACGACGGCGCGACGCGGCTGTCGTCGGGCCGCGCGCCGAACGGCCCGGGCGAGGTCCTGCTGGACGAGGAGACGGCGAAGAAGGCGCACTACCGCGTCGGCGACTCCGTCAAGATCATCGTGGCGGGGCCGCCGCAGACGATGCGGATCACCGGGCTCGTCCACACCGGCAACATGATGGGCGCGACCATCACCTCGTTCGACACCGCGACCGCGCAGCGGCTGCTGCTCAAGCCCGGTCAGTTCTCCGAGATCCAGCTCGGCAGCGACGGCGTCAGCGAGCAGGTCCTGCGCGACCGCGTCGCCACCCAGCTCCCCAGCGGCCTGGAGGCCATCACGGGGACGAAGATGCGCGCGGAGAACAAGAGCGACGTCGAGGCGTTCCTCGGGTTCTTCCGCACGTTCTTCCTGGCGTTCGCGCTCATCGCGGTGTTCGTCGGCGCGTTCATCATCTTCAACACGTTCTCGATGCTCGTCGCGCAGCGCACGCGTGAGCTGGCGCTGCTGCGCGCGATCGGCGCGGCGCGGCGGCAGGTGACGCGCGCGGTGATCGGAGAGGCCATCGCCGTCGGGATCGTCGGGTCCACGCTCGGGATCGCGGTCGGCGCGGGGCTGGCCGTCGCGCTCCAGCGGTTCGTCGGCGGCGGGGGCCTGGTGTTCACCGCCCGCACGGCGATCGTGTCCTACCTCGTCGGGACGATCGTGACGGTCGTGTCGGCGTACTTCCCGGCGCGGCGCGCCGCGAAGATCCCGCCGGTCGCCGCGATGCGCGACGACGTCGCGCTCCCCCAGCGGTCGCTGCGGATCCGGCTGGTGCTCGGCGCGGTCCTGACCGCGCTCGGCGCCGTCCTCATCGGCCTCGGCCTCGGCGGCTCGGCGAGCAGCGGCACCGGCAACGCGGTGCTGGTCGGCGCGGGCGCGTTCGCGGTGTTCATCGGCGTGACGATGCTCGCCCCGCTGATCAGCGTCCCGGTGATCAAGGTGCTGGGGTGGCCGTTCGCGAAGGTCCTGCGGGTGCCGGGACGGCTCGCGCAGCAGAACGCCCTGCGCAACCCGCGCCGGACCGCCTCCACCGCCGCCGCCCTGATGATCGGCCTCGCGCTGATCACGACGGTGAACGTGCTCGGCGCGTCCATCCGGGCGTCGGTGAACTCCCAGATCGACGACCAGTTCGGCGCGGACTACCTCATCAGCTCGTCCGGTCTGGGCGGGATCGACCCGGCCACCGTCACCGCCATCACGAAGGTGCCGGGCGTGAAGACCGCCGCCCGCCAGTACGACGGGAACGCCGTCATCGCGGGCAAGAAGGTCGGCTACATCGCCGCCGACATGCCCACGCTGGCCAAGGCGGCGCGGCTGAAGATCACGTCGGGGTCCGACGACCCGGGCCGCGACGGCATCCTGCTGGACGCGCCGACGGCCAAGGCGCGCGGCGTCGCGGTCGGGTCGGTCCTGCCGGTCACCTTCGCCGACGGCAAGACGCTGCCGCTGAAGGTGAAGGGCGTGTACGACGAGAGCGGCATGGTCGGCCCTCGCATCGTGTCCGAGGAGGCGCACCTGGCGCACACGGCCCGTCCGGTCGTGTCGTTCGTCGCGGTCGACACCGGCGGCTCCACGGCGCCCAAGGCGGGGCTGGACAAGGCCGTCGCGGCGAACCCCGCGCTGAAGGTCCAGGACCAGGCCGACCTGAAGGACGAGGTCGGCAAGCAGGTCGACGGGCTCATCAGCTTCATCACGATCCTGCTGGTCCTGTCGGTGATCATCGCGGCGGTCGGCGTCATCAACACGATCGCGCTGTCGGTCGTCGAGCGGACCCGCGAGATCGGGCTGCTGCGCGCGATCGGGATGGGCCGCCGCCAGCTCCGCCGCATGATCCGGGCCGAGTCCATCGTGATCGCGGTGTTCGGCGCCCTGCTCGGCATGGGCATCGGCATCGGGTTCGGGACGTCGCTGCAGCAGGCCCTCGCCGACGACGGCCTGAACATCCTGTCGATCCCCTACGGATCGCTCGTCACGTACCTGATCGTCGCTGCGGTCATCGGCGTGCTGGCCGCGCTGTGGCCGGCGTGGCGGGCGGGCCGGATGGACGTCCTGCGGGCCATCTCCACCGAGTGACCCCGGGGCCGGCGCCGCGTCTCCCCGCGCGGCGCCCGGCCCCGGCCCGGACCGCGAGCGGCCCGCACGGAAGGTTCCGTGCGGGCCGCTCTCGTGCGCGCCGGGGTCAGGCGTCGCCCGACCCGGACGGTCCCGCCTCCGCCTTCGCCACCAGGTCGGTCGCGCTGACCGTCGTGTTCTCCGGGAAGTGGCACGCCACCTCGTGGCCCGGGCTCAGCGCCACCAGCGGCGGCTCCTGCTGCCTGCAGATGTCCTGCGCCTTCCAGCAGCGCGTGTGGAAGCGGCACGCGGGCGGCGGGTCCAGGGGGCTCGGCACGTCGCCCTGGAGCCGGATCCGCTCGCGTCCCTCCCGCCGGGACGGGTCGGGCACCGGCACCGCCGACAGCAGCGCGTTCGTGTACGGGTGCATCGGCCGCTCGTACAGGTCGTTCCGGTCCGCGACCTCGACGATCTTGCCGAGGTACATCACGGCGACGCGGTCGGAGATGTGCCGGACGACCGACAGGTCGTGCGCGATCACCACGTAGGTGAGGTTCAGCTCGTCCTGGAGGTCCTCCAGCAGGTTGACGACCTGGGCCTGCACCGACACGTCCAGCGCCGACACCGGCTCGTCCGCGATGATCAGCTTGGGCTTGAGGGCCAGCGTGCGGGCGATCCCGATGCGCTGCCGCTGCCCGCCGGAGAACTCGTGCGGGTACCGGTTGTAGTGCTCGGGGCTGAGGCCCACCAGCTCCAGGATCTCCTGGACGGCCTTCTTCACGCCGTGCTCGGTCTGGACGTTCTGCAGGTGGAACGGCGCCCCGACGATCGCGCCGACCGTCTTGCGCGGGTTCAGCGACGAGTACGGGTCCTGGAAGATCATCTGCAGGTCGCGGCGGTGGGGCCGGAGCTGCCGCTGCGACAGCCCGGTGATGTCCCGGCCGTCGAAGGTGATCCGCCCGAACGACGGATCCAGCAACCGCATGATCATCCGTCCGGTGGTGGACTTGCCGCAGCCCGACTCCCCCACCAGGCCGAGCGTCTCGCCCCGGCGGACCGAGAACGACACCCCGTCCACGGCCTTCACCGCGGCGACCTGGCGGCGCAGCAGCCCGGCCGTCACCGGGAAGTGCTTGCCGAGGTCCTCCACCTGGAGCAGCGGCTCGCCGGACGGGGCCGGACGCTCGGCGGGCGCCGCGTCCGTCGTGGTCTCTGAAGTGCTCACTGTCTTCCCACTCGTGCTCGTCACAGCGTCGGCCGGATCTCGGACTCCCAGATCTCCCGCCGCCTGTCCAGCGGGAGATGGCACGCGGCGAGGTGCCCCGGCGCGGCCTCCGTCAGCTCGGGCCGCTCGGACTCGCTGCGTCCCTCGTTCAGCGTCGCGTAGGCGCAGCGGGGATGGAACGCGCACCCGTTCGGCACGTTGATGAGGCTGGGCGGTGAGCCCTTGATCGGGTTCAGCCGCTCCGAACGCGCCCGGTCCAGCCGCGGCATCGACGCGAGCAGCCCCCAGGTGTAGGGGTGCTGCGGGGCGTGGAAGACCTCGTCCACCGGCGCCTGCTCCACGCACCGGCCCGCGTACATCACGAGCACGTCGTCGGCCAGCTCCGCCACGACCCCGAGGTCGTGGGTGATCATGATGATCGCGGAGTTGAACTCCTGCTGCAGGTCCCGGAGCAGGTCGAGGATCTGCGCCTGGACGGTCACGTCGAGCGCCGTGGTCGGCTCGTCGGCGATCAGCAGCTCCGGGTCGCACGACAGCGCCATCGCGATCATCGCGCGCTGCCGCATGCCGCCGGAGAACTGGTGCGGGTAGTCGTCCACGCGCCGGTCCGGCTTCGGGATCCCGACCCGGCCGAGCATGTCGATGGCGTGCTTGCGCGCGACGCTCTTGGAGACGTCGTTGTGGACGCGGTACGCCTCGACGATCTGCTTGCCGACCGTGTAGAAGGGGTGCATCGACGACAGCGGGTCCTGGAAGATCATCGCCATCTTGCGGCCGCGCTGGCGCCGGACCTCGTCGGGCGACGCGCCGACCAGTTCCTTGCCGTCCAGCCAGATCTCGCCCGACACCTTCGCGTTGCGGCGGTTGTGCAGGCCGAGGATCCCGAGGCTCGTGACGCTCTTGCCCGAGCCGGACTCGCCGACGATGCCGAGCGTCCGGCCGCGTTCGAGGTCGAACGTCAG belongs to Actinomadura rubteroloni and includes:
- the arc gene encoding proteasome ATPase, with translation MAARDDAGARSAQDKEVKDLRTQVSFLEEEISVLRRKLAESPRQVRVLEERLHEAQANLAAATGQNERLVSTLKEAREQIVALKEEVDRLAQPPSGYGVFLEARDDGTVDIFTGGRKLRVNVSPSVDVEDLKRGQEVMLNEALNVVEALAFEQQGEVVMLKELLDDGERALVIAHADEERIIKLAEPLRGVPLRAGDSLMLDSRSGYAYEKIHKAEVEELVLEEVPDISYEEIGGLGSQIELIRDAVELPYLHADLFREHQLRPPKGVLLYGPPGCGKTLIAKAVANSLAKKVAEQTGQEGKSFFLNIKGPELLNKYVGETERHIRLVFQRAREKASAGTPVIVFFDEMDSIFRTRGSGVSSDVENTIVPQLLSEIDGVEGLENVIVIGASNREDMIDPAILRPGRLDVKIKIERPDAEAAKDIFSKYIVPGLPLHPDDLGEHDDSPTATIDAMIQRVVERMYTESEENRFLEVTYANGDKEVLFFKDFNSGAMIQNIVDRAKKMAIKQFLDTGQKGMRVQHLLAACVDEFSENEDLPNTTNPDDWARISGKKGERIVYIRTLVSGTKGAEAGRSIDTVANTGQYL
- a CDS encoding tRNA (adenine-N1)-methyltransferase, which encodes MSEPSTPPVPAAATGRIPHGPFRPGDQVQLTDPKGRINTITLQPGKLYHSHKGSIPHDTIIGSPEGSVFRSTGAVEYLAFRPLLTDYAVRMPRGAAVVYPKDAAQIVAQADIFPGARVVEAGAGSGALTCFLLRAVGEHGLVSSYERRPDFADIARANVERFFGGPHPSWRLTVGSLEDALADTEVDRVVLDMLAPWECVDAVAKALVPGGMVCAYIATTTQMSRVVEDLRSHGAFAEPYAFETLLRSWHVEGLAVRPDHRMIGHTGFLVTARRLADGVTPPQRRRRPAKGAYSADAAPDSASAAAPEAADDTPDES
- a CDS encoding site-2 protease family protein, with protein sequence MTDSPPSPQGTPPAGDPGPRGAGIPIGRPFGVPVFVSPSWFVVAVIVTVLFESQVHDVVARPGSFAVAFAYAVLLYGSVFVHELSHAVTARALGLPVRSVTLHILGGETSIGREADGPGGEFLIALAGPLVNLVLAGLGFAARAFVPLPPVGLLLLDALAFANLLVGVFNLLPGLPLDGGRLVRAAVWKATGRSRSGAVAAAQIGRGVAVLCLLAGAYLSTRSTDDGGIGWLTLLWSALVASFIWVGATQTLRAERIRERIPRLSARALARRAALLTADLPLAEAVRRAQAEHAGAIVVVDHDGRPRGLVSEKAVTATPEHRRPWVTIGDLSRGIEPGLTLPADLTGEDLVDALRNAPASEYLLLEPGGGVYGVLATADVDRAFSGA
- a CDS encoding RecB family exonuclease, encoding MTTEADAGTDAGAAEVEVAGSLSPSRAGDFMTCPLLYRFRVIDKLPERPSPAAVRGTLVHAVLERLYDLPPDGRTVGAALGLLGPEWERLLAREPELDGLFAADAAGAAERAEWLEQARRQVERYFTLEDPRRLEPAERELYVETVLESGLRLRGFIDRVDVAPTGEVRIVDYKTGTAPRADFEARALFQMKFYALVLWRLRGAVPRLLQLMYLGNGEVLRYAPDEADLRATERKVEALWDAIRRATDTGEWRPRASRLCDWCDHRKRCPEFGGTPPPLPAVPAPRESPADAMAAPGRDDP
- a CDS encoding sensor histidine kinase, producing MSPRIHGLRACRAWFRARPPAADALLGALLLAVGLPQALLERPPQDGGVWAGPDARQVALLVIASAALALRRRFPLPVLVIAVGAMVALTAGRYPPTVPEIAAFLVAVYGVAAHRPLARAALGGVVALAAVLAVLAATPGDVGLMVFLMNGLLVAGAWVLGRNLRMRRVYFAELEDRAARLERARGTDARAARIEERSRIARELHDVVAHHVSVMTVQAGAARRVIDRNPAGAREAMSTIEEVGRTALSEMRRIVGVLRTERDQGGGGELAPQPGLGDVGELLEHVRETGLAVQLWIEGEARTPSPGVDVAAFRLIQEALTNTLKHAGPAARAWVRLYYGERDLTVEIEDDGHGTATISADDAESPGHGLVGMYERVALFGGELRIGPRVGGGFGVRARFPLEA
- a CDS encoding response regulator, whose protein sequence is MNAVRVLLVDDQPLLRTGFKLILEAEPDLAVVGEAGDGAAAVELTRSLLPDVVLMDIRMPGVDGIEATRRIIRDGAASHDPKVLILTTFDLDEYVIEAVRAGASGFLLKDSPPEDLVAAIRIVADGDAIVAPSVTRRLLDKFATRLPAVRDSAPPPGLATLTEREREVLTHVARGQSNAEIAAELVVSETTVKTHVGNVLAKLGLRDRVQAVVYAYETGLSRPGQG
- a CDS encoding ABC transporter ATP-binding protein, giving the protein MTNSAPSTADAHPAPGAGDFAASAHRIAKSYGRGDAQVVALDQVTVGIPRGRFTAIMGPSGSGKSTLMHCMAGLDSVDSGEVFIGGTDLTKLKDKQLTRLRRDKIGFVFQAFNLVPTLTALENITLPMGIAGRKPDQEWLDRVIDTVGLRPRLKHRPSELSGGQQQRVACARALASRPEIIFADEPTGNLDSRSGAEVLEFLRSSVREMGQTIVMVTHDPSAAAYADEVVFLTDGRIVDTMREPTAERVLERMKGFDLPGVTAR